In one window of Anthonomus grandis grandis chromosome 11, icAntGran1.3, whole genome shotgun sequence DNA:
- the LOC126742433 gene encoding uncharacterized protein LOC126742433, with product MGRIAGLANHYRSSEDQVAIQSRGSTSKKILDPVIRRSGNISWPGDQFGGIQGSSEIQGNVITLLLHLCDPDVYVVKACKSTIQKVGPYLDFPEVYRMMQECLGDDTDLMFTDFIKELIKRMGFMESMISRLFGGQIEDQLV from the exons ATGGGCAGAATAGCAGGTTTGGCAAATCA TTACCGCAGCAGTGAGGATCAAGTTGCTATTCAGTCAAGAGGATCCACGTCTAAGAAGATCCTCGATCCAGTTATTAGGAGATCTGGCAACATCTCTTGGCCAGGAGACCAATTTGGAGGCATTCAAGGATCGAGTGAGATCCAAGGGAACGTCATCACTTTACTCTTGCATCTATGCGATCCAGACGTGTATGTTGTCAAG GCCTGTAAAAGTACGATCCAGAAGGTTGGGCCTTATCTGGATTTTCCGGAGGTATACCGCATGATGCAGGAGTGTTTGGGCGACGACACCGACTTGATGTTCACGGATTTTATTAAGGAGTTAATTAAACGCATG ggATTTATGGAATCAATGATATCAAGGTTATTTGGGGGTCAAATCGAGGACCAATTGGTTTAA